A genomic stretch from Primulina huaijiensis isolate GDHJ02 chromosome 14, ASM1229523v2, whole genome shotgun sequence includes:
- the LOC140958059 gene encoding agamous-like MADS-box protein AGL62, translating to MTGKTRGRQKIEMAKMSKVRNLLVTFSKRRTGLFKKASELCTLCGAEIAIIVFSPGKKVFSFGHPAVDSIIDRYLSWSSNADTLPSATSSMQLVEAHRVARVRELNMYLNDMVGELEAEKRRGEEVRRLRKATHGVGSWWEAPVEEMGLKDLEQLKAAMEKLRNNVRRQVEKVEAKQVVVESSLFSPALGGGTTLLWSWRRWLNRG from the coding sequence ATGACCGGAAAAACCAGGGGTCGACAAAAGATTGAAATGGCGAAGATGTCGAAAGTAAGAAATCTACTCGTTACCTTCTCGAAGCGTCGAACCGGTCTGTTCAAGAAAGCGAGCGAACTATGCACCCTTTGCGGCGCGGAGATTGCTATCATCGTCTTCTCTCCGGGAAAGAAAGTGTTTTCTTTCGGGCATCCTGCTGTCGATTCAATCATAGATCGCTACTTGTCGTGGTCATCAAATGCAGATACTCTGCCTAGCGCCACCAGTTCCATGCAGCTCGTGGAGGCTCATCGTGTTGCACGTGTGAGGGAACTTAACATGTACTTGAACGACATGGTCGGTGAGTTGGAGGCGGAGAAGCGGCGGGGAGAGGAAGTGAGGCGGCTGAGGAAAGCTACGCACGGGGTTGGGTCGTGGTGGGAGGCTCCGGTTGAGGAGATGGGGCTGAAAGATCTGGAGCAGTTGAAGGCGGCGATGGAGAAGCTTAGAAATAATGTTCGCCGACAGGTGGAGAAGGTGGAGGCGAAGCAGGTAGTGGTGGAGAGCTCTTTGTTTTCGCCAGCTCTTGGGGGTGGCACCACCTTGCTCTGGAGCTGGAGACGGTGGCTTAATCGGGGATAA